In Tachypleus tridentatus isolate NWPU-2018 chromosome 7, ASM421037v1, whole genome shotgun sequence, a genomic segment contains:
- the LOC143257216 gene encoding uncharacterized protein LOC143257216: MEDQGRKSAVWKYFKLDGKKAECQLCKANLSFCGGTTNLRNHMSNRHSGISLTSNKQHQNKKKQVTGARSQLLYRGLTLNRAATIWFTVIHYPWCTVTGSSRKECKLQ; encoded by the exons ATGGAGGATCAAGGCAGAAagtctgctgtttggaagtattttaAACTAGATGGAAAGAAGGCAGAGTGTCAGCTCTGCAAAGCAAACCTGTCATTTTGTGGAGGTACAACAAACCTAAGAAATCATATGAGTAACAGGCATAGTGGAATTTCCCTAACTTCCAACAAACAG catcaaaataagaaaaaacaggtCACAGGTGCCAGAAGTCAGCTTTTGTACAGAGGGCTCACATTGAACAGAGCAGCAACAATATGGTTTACAGTAATACATTACCCATGGTGCACTGTGACAGGAAGTTCAAGAAAAGAATGTAAACTTCAGTAA